One genomic window of Hydra vulgaris chromosome 03, alternate assembly HydraT2T_AEP includes the following:
- the LOC136078856 gene encoding uncharacterized protein LOC136078856, whose product MNNSVFGKTMENIENRVDIRLVTDRNEAIKLTSKPNFERRTIFDENLIAIHMKRTKLKYAKPIYLGMCILDLSKTLMYEFHYDYIKKNYADRAKLLFTDTDSLAYEIKTEDFYADISKDIENKFDTSEFDPKHPAINNVGFKVGLNNKVIGMFKDEAGGAQIEEFVGLRSKLYSYKVHGKDNKKCKGVKKNVVEKYITHEDYKDCLLNKRDHIRKMNVIRSYSNLHRRDQ is encoded by the coding sequence atgaacAACTCAGTATTTGGAAAAACAATGGAGAACATTGAGAACAGAGTTGATATTAGATTAGTAACAGACAGAAATGAAGCTATTAAATTAACATCAAAACCGAACTTTGAAAGAAGAacaatatttgatgaaaacttaatagcaatacatatgaaaagaacaaaattaaaatatgctaAACCAATTTACTTAGGAATGTGTATATTAGATTTGAGCAAAACTCTAATGtatgaatttcattatgattacataaAGAAAAACTATGCTGATCGAGCAAAACTATTATTCACAGATACAGATTCTTTAGCATACGAAATTAAAACAGAAGACTTTTATGCTGATATTTCTAAagatattgaaaacaaatttgatacaagtgaatttgaTCCAAAGCACCCAGCAATTAATAATGTAGGATTTAAAGTTGgtcttaataataaagtaataggaatgtttaaagatgaggCTGGAGGAGCGCAAATTGAAGAATTTGTAGGACTCAGATCAAAGTTGTATTCTTACAAAGTACACggaaaagataacaaaaaatgtaaaggagtaaagaaaaatgttgttgaaaagtatataacacatgaagattacaaagattgtttattaaataaaagagatCATATTAGGAAAATGAATGTAATAAGATCATATTCAAATTTACACAGAAGAGAtcaataa